One Salmo trutta chromosome 19, fSalTru1.1, whole genome shotgun sequence genomic window carries:
- the LOC115153798 gene encoding 60S ribosomal protein L23a encodes MAPKAKKEAVPAKTEAKVKALKAKKAVLKGVHSQRKKKIRTSPTFRRPKTLRLRRQPKYPRKSAPRRNKLDHYAIIKFPLTTESAMKKIEDNNTLVFIVDIKANKHQIKHAVKKLYDIDVAKVNTLIRPDGEKKAYVRLAPDYDALDVANKIGII; translated from the exons ATGGCACCGAAGGCGAAGAAGGAAG ctGTCCCTGCCAAGACCGAGGCCAAGGTGAAGGCCCTGAAGGCCAAGAAGGCTGTTCTGAAGGGAGTTCACAGCCAGAGGAAGAAGAAGATAAGAACCTCGCCGACCTTCCGCCGCCCCAAAACCCTGCGCCTCCGCAGACAACCCAAGTACCCCCGGAAGAGCGCCCCTCGCAGGAATAA gTTGGACCACTATGCCATCATTAAGTTCCCTCTGACGACAGAGTCTGCCATGAAGAAGATCGAGGACAACAACACCCTCGTCTTCATCGTAGACATCAAGGCCAACAAGCACCAGATCAAACACGCCGTCAAGAAGCTGTACGACATCGATGTGGCTAAGGTCAACACGCTCATCCG GCCTGATGGGGAGAAAAAGGCATATGTCCGTTTGGCTCCAGATTACGATGCGCTGGATGTTGCAAATAAG ATTGGCATCATTTAA